The following are encoded together in the Myxococcus guangdongensis genome:
- a CDS encoding ActD-like protein: MTSPQRTPDWLLERILLGELPPDELAAARARLEAEPEGRARLAALEADTRATLARLPAERVAREVDARFRRGAERPASRPAWLTPALGMVPVLAALALFMVVKPSSRPADGVDAPVAGWDTETTRSKGLKPKLEVHRQRGQADEMLPDGARAAPGDVVQLAYVAAGQAHGVILSVDGRGSVTLHAPEHGAQAATLSPSGTQRLPGAYELDDAPRFERFFLVTSDAPFAVEPVVEAARRLAVSAGADTSSLMLPEGLTQVSFTLQKKE, translated from the coding sequence ATGACTTCCCCCCAACGCACCCCGGACTGGCTGCTGGAGCGAATCCTGTTGGGTGAGCTGCCCCCCGACGAACTGGCCGCCGCGCGAGCGCGGCTCGAAGCGGAGCCCGAGGGGCGCGCGCGCCTGGCCGCGCTGGAGGCCGACACGCGCGCCACCCTGGCGCGGCTCCCCGCCGAGCGTGTGGCCCGCGAGGTGGATGCGCGATTTCGCCGAGGCGCCGAGCGCCCTGCGTCCCGTCCCGCCTGGCTGACGCCGGCGTTGGGCATGGTGCCCGTGCTGGCGGCGCTCGCGCTGTTCATGGTGGTGAAGCCGTCGTCGCGGCCCGCGGACGGCGTGGACGCGCCGGTGGCCGGGTGGGACACGGAGACCACGCGCTCCAAGGGCCTGAAGCCGAAGCTGGAGGTGCACCGTCAGCGGGGGCAGGCGGACGAGATGCTCCCGGACGGCGCGCGCGCGGCGCCGGGGGACGTGGTGCAGCTGGCGTACGTCGCGGCGGGACAGGCGCACGGCGTCATCCTCTCCGTGGACGGGCGGGGCTCCGTCACGCTGCACGCGCCCGAGCACGGGGCCCAGGCCGCCACGTTGTCCCCCTCCGGCACACAGCGGCTGCCAGGGGCCTACGAGCTGGACGACGCGCCGCGCTTCGAGCGCTTCTTCCTGGTCACCTCGGACGCGCCCTTCGCGGTGGAGCCGGTGGTGGAGGCGGCCCGGCGGCTGGCGGTGTCGGCCGGGGCCGACACCTCGTCGCTCATGTTGCCCGAGGGCTTGACGCAGGTGTCCTTCACGCTTCAAAAGAAGGAGTGA
- a CDS encoding RNA polymerase sigma factor, translated as MSIDVEAYYRRYGPQVLRRCRFLLRDEEKAVDAMHDVFVQLLRYQGALKDAAPSSLLHRISTTVCLNRLRGARRRPEDREDELVLQIASADDTESRASARGMLDRLFGRVPASSRDIAVLHLVDGMTLEETAREVGLSVSGVRKRLRALTSVLQELELEAA; from the coding sequence GTGTCTATCGATGTGGAGGCCTACTACCGCCGCTACGGCCCCCAGGTGCTCCGGCGCTGCCGCTTCCTCCTGCGTGACGAGGAGAAGGCCGTGGACGCCATGCACGACGTGTTCGTGCAGCTCTTGCGCTATCAGGGGGCGCTGAAGGACGCCGCTCCCTCCAGCCTGCTGCACCGCATCTCCACCACCGTGTGCCTCAACCGCCTGCGCGGCGCCCGGCGCCGTCCGGAGGACCGCGAGGACGAGCTGGTGCTGCAGATCGCCTCCGCGGACGACACCGAGTCGCGGGCGAGCGCGCGGGGCATGCTGGACCGGTTGTTCGGACGGGTGCCCGCGTCCAGCCGCGACATCGCGGTGCTGCACCTGGTGGATGGGATGACGCTGGAGGAGACGGCGCGCGAGGTGGGCCTGTCCGTGTCCGGTGTGCGCAAGCGCCTGCGCGCGCTGACGTCCGTGTTGCAGGAGCTCGAGCTGGAGGCCGCATGA